Below is a genomic region from Methylobacterium sp. FF17.
CCTCGCGGCGGAGGCACGCTGCCGCTCGCCGACCAACCGCGCCCGCCGAACAGGGGCGATGATGGGACCGGCGAACCCGCAGCGCGGGCAGGCGCGGACGCTAACCCGACGAGGTTGCCTACGACGCCCTGAATCCGCATGCCGTGGAGCGCGGTGCCGGCGTCGCGTTCCCGAAGGCTCCCGCCCTACGGGCAGAACCCCTCGAACACCATCTGGTCGGCATGGGCTTCGGCATGGCGGCGCTGGTCCGCGTTGCGCACGGTCCAGGTCATCACCGGGCGCTGGCCGAGCAGCCGGCACAGGAGGGTCGCCGCGCAGGGGAGGTCGTCCACCCGCCAGGACAGGAAGTCGGGCCGGGTCTCGTCGAAATGCAGCAGGTCGGGCAGAGAGCGCCGCAGGCTCGGGGATAGGGCGGCGTAGGCCGGGTCGTCCTGGCGGGTCTCGGCGACGATGCCGCGCGGAAGGGTCGGGGCGAGGGTGCGCAGGGCCGCCACGAGGCCGGGATCGAAGGATTTGACCGCCACCGGGCCGTCATAGGCGGCCACGCATTCGACCACCCGCCGCACCAGCCGCAGGTCGCCGGTGTAGCGGGACTTCACCTCGATCACGAGGGGCGTGCGGCCCCCGATCCGTGCCAGGAATTCCGGCAGGACCGGGATGCGCTCGGCGCTCCCCGCCACCGTCAGGGCGCTCAAGGCCTCGGCCGAGCAGGCGCCGACCGCGTCCGCGGCCGTGGTCAGGCGTCCCAGGGTCTCGTCGTGGAACACCATGGCCTCGCCGTCGGCGCTCAGCTGGACGTCGCACTCGATGGCGTAGCGGCCGGCGATCGCCGCGTCGGCCGCCGCCAGAGTGTTCTCGGGTACGCCGCCCGCCCGGTCGTGCAGGCCGCGATGGGCGATGGGCCGCGCGGTGAGCCAGGCGGGGGCGTTGGGGCTCATTTGACCTCGAACATCGCCTCGACCTCGACGGCCGCGTCGAGGGGCAGTTCGGCCACGCCCACGGTGGAGCGGGCGTGGCGGCCGCGATCGCCGAGGATCGCCACCATGAGGTCGGAGGCCCCGTTCATGATGCCGGCGAGCCCCGCGAAGGTCGGCACCGCGTTGATGAAGCCGCCGAGGCGGATGCACTGCACGACGCCCCGGTCGAGATCGCCCACCGCCGCCTGCACCTGGGCCAGCACGCCGAGGGCACAGAGCCGGGCGGCGGCGACACCGTCTTCCACCGAGACCTCGGCGCCGAGCTTGCCCGTGTGGGCAGGGGCGATCTTGCCATCGGGGCCGAAGCAGATCTGGCCCGAGACGACCACGAGGTTGCCGCTGCGCACGAAGGGGACGTAGTTCGCGACCGGGGCCGCCGCCTTCGGCAGGGTGAGCCCGAGGGCTTCCAGGCGTTCCGTGACGGAGCTCATGCGGGTGATTCCTCGTGAAGATGACGGGGCCGGAGGGCCGATATGGCGCGGCTCTGAGCATGTCCGGGAGAACGGCGCAAGGCACGGCGCGAACACCGCCGACGAAAGCCTAATCGGCAGGCATGTCAGGGATGTGAAGGCGCTCTGTCGTTGACAGAATTGGGCATTTCTCTAGTAATCGCGCGCGTGCCGCCCCATCCGAGGCGGCACTTTCATTTGGTGCGGTCGCGCGTCCCGCGTGCCCGCGACAGACACGGGAAGACGGGATCGTGACATCCGCCCTTCTGCCGACCTATGCCCGAGCCCCCATCGCCTTCGAGCGCGGCGAGGGCGCATGGCTCGTGGCGCGCGGGGGCGAGCGATACCTCGATTTCGGCGCCGGCATCGCGGTGAACGCGCTGGGCCATGCCCATCCGCACCTCGTGGAGGCCCTCACCACCCAGGCCCAGAAGCTCTGGCACACCTCGAACCTGTTCGAGATTCCCGAGGGCGAGCGGCTGGGCCGGCGCCTCGTGGATGCGACCTTCGCGGACGTGGCCTTCTTCGCCAATTCGGGGGCGGAGGCCAACGAGGCCGCCATCAAGATGGCGCGCAAGTTCCATGCGGCGGCGGGCCACCCGGAGCGCTTCCGCATCATCACCTTCGAGGGCGCCTTCCACGGGCGGACGCTCGCCACCATCGCGGCCGGCGGCCAGGCGAAGTACATCGAGGGCTTCGGTCCGAAGGTGGACGGGTTCGACCAGGTGCCCACCGGCGATTTCGCGGCGCTGGAGGCCGCGATCGGCCCAGAGACGGCGGCCCTGATGATCGAGCCGATCCAGGGCGAGGGCGGCGTGCGGGTGATCCCGTACGCGGACCTGCAGCGCCTGCGGGAGCTCTGCGACGAACACGGCCTCCTGCTCATCATGGACGAGGTCCAGACCGGGGTCGGGCGCACGGGCAGGCTGTTCGCGCATGAATGGTCGGGCATCACCCCCGACATCATGAGCGCGGCCAAAGGCATCGGCGGCGGCTTCCCGCTGGGAGTCTGCCTCGCCACGGCGGAGGCCGCGCGCGGCATGGTCGCGGGCACGCACGGCACCACCTTCGGCGGCAACCCGCTCGCCATGGCGGTGGGCAACGCGGTGCTCGACGTGGTGCTGGCCGAAGGCTTCCTCGACCATGTCGAGCGGATGGGCATCATCCTGAAGCAGCGCCTGGCCGCCGTGCAGGACCGGAACCCCAACGTGATCGCCGAGATCCGCGGCGAGGGCCTGATGCTGGGCCTCAAGCTCAACGTGCTCAATGCCGAGTTCGCGGCGGCCGCGCGGGACGAGCACCTGCTCGTGATCCCGGCGGGCGACAACGTGGTGCGCCTGCTGCCGCCCCTGATCATCACGGAAGCCGACGTGGCGGAGGCCGCGCAGCGCCTCGACGCCACGGCGGGACGCTTCGGAGCGCGCCTGCGCGGGGCGGCCGAGTGACCGGACGGACGGCCGTCCAGACCCCTCACGCGAAGCCCGGAAGCACCGAGACCGGGCATGCCCAGACCGGGACCAGGCAGACAAAGAACGGAACGATGACCACGACGCTGAACGGGACCGGGCACGGGACCCGCCACTTCCTCGATCTCAAGGATTTCTCGGCCGAGACGCTGCGCACGGTGCTGGACGCCGCCGCCGCCATCAAGGCGCGCCGCCGCAAGGGGGAACGCGCCGAGGACCGTCCGCTCGTCGGCAAGACCCTCGCGATGGTGTTCGACCGGCCCTCGACCCGCACCCGCGTGTCGTTCGACGTCGGCATGCGCGAACTCGGGGGCGAGACCCTGATGCTGACGGGCGGCGAGATGCAGCTCGGCCGGGGCGAGACCGTGGGCGACACCGCCCGGGTGCTCTCGCGCTACGTCGACGCGATCATGATCCGCATCCTCGACCACGACCTGATGCTGGAGCTCGCCGAATACGCCACCGTGCCGGTGATCAACGCGCTCACCAAGGTCTCGCACCCGTGCCAGATCATGGCCGACATCCTGACCTTCGAGGAGCATCGCGGGCCGATCCGGGGCCGCACCATCGCGTGGTCGGGGGACGCCAACAACGTGCTCGCCTCCTGGGCGCACGCCGCCGCGCGCTTCGACTTCACCCTCAACATCGCCGCGCCGCCCGAGTTGGCGACGCCCCAGCCCCTGCTGGACTGGGCGAAGGCGCAAGGCGCGACCCTCAACGTCACCACCGACGCCTACGAGGCGGTGGACGGTGCCGACGCGGTGGTCACCGATTGCTGGGTCTCGATGGGCGACGAGGACGACCAGCACCGCCACAACATCCTCGCGCCCTACCGGGTCGACGCCAAGCTGATGGCAGCGGCCAGGTCCGACGCGATCTTCATGCATTGCCTGCCGGCCCATCGCGGCGAGGAGGTCACGGCCGAGGTCATCGACGGGCCGCAATCGGTGATCTTCGACGAGGCCGAGAACCGCCTGCATGCGCAGAAGGGCATCCTGGCCTGGTGCCTGCGCGCCAACGGCCTCTGAACGACGCTTTCCCGAGGCGCGGCCGTCGCGCGGCCGCGCTCGCGTCCCTATATAGGGCTCATCCTTCACCGAGGGCCGGGCACGGCGCCGCGACGAACGCGGCCGTTCCGGCTGGTGCGCCGCCGATCTCCGTCGGCGTTTCCCACGCCCCGCTTGCCTGGCACCGCCGCGATGCGGGACAGGGATGTCCGCGGCCCGGCCCTCGCGTCCGTCGAGCCCGATCGGAGACGCCATGACCTCTGGAACGACCCCCGCACACGACCTTCCCTCCGTCGCCATCGAGGGCGACGACGACGTGGTGCTGCCCTTCGCCGTCGAGGCGCTGGACGTGCGCGGCCGCGTGGTCCGCCTCGGCCCCGCCGTCGACACCATCCTGCGCCGGCACGGCTATCCCGACGCCGTGGCGCGGCTCCTGGGCGAGGCCGCGGCGCTGACCGTGCTCCTCGGCTCCTCGCTGAAGTTCGAGGGCCGGTTCCAGCTCCAGACCAAGACCGACGGCCCGGTTGAGATGATCGTCGTCGATTTCGAGGCGCCCGACCGCCTGCGCGCCACCGCGCGCTTCGACACCGCGCGGGTGGAGGCCCTGGGCGTCGGCCCGCTGCTGGACCAGGACCTGATCGGGCAGGGGCATCTGGCCATGACCATCGACCAGGGCCCGACCAGCAGCCGCTACCAGGGCGTCGTCGCCCTGGAGGGCCAGAGCCTGGAGGAGGCGGCGCACCAGTATTTCCGCCAGTCCGAGCAGATCCCGACGCAGGTGCGCCTCGCGGTCGCCGAGCAATTCGCGGGCGGCACCGCGGCCTACCGGGCCGGCGGGCTGCTCGTGCAGTTCCTGCCCCAGTCGATCGACCGGGCGCGGCTCGCCGATCTGCCCCCGGGCGACATCCCCGAGGGCCACGTCCACCTCGACGCTCAAGGGGTGCCCGAGGACGATGCCTGGGTGGAGGCGCGCAGCCTCGTGTCCACCATCGAGGACCACGAACTCGTCGACCCGGAGGTCTCCGCCGAGCGCCTGCTCTACCGCCTGTTCCACGAGCGCGGCGTGCGCGTGTTCGAAGCGCAAGGCGTGCGGGAGCAGTGCCGCTGCTCGCCGGAGCGGGTGATGGGCATGATCGTGGCGTTCTCGGAGCAGGAGCGCCGGGACATGATCGCCGATGACGGCCGCATCGGCATCACCTGCGAGTTCTGCTCGCGGCGATACGATCTCGATCCGGCTGCCGTGGAAGCCGAAGTCGCGGCGCGGTCAGGCAGCTGAAGGCGCCCACGCCCGCAAGCTCCGACCAGTATCGGCAAGCTTGACTGTTATTTAGGACCAGACGTCGCAAATCGTCAGGTCCGCATCCGACGCTTGTATTTGAACCGTTTCTGACATTTCGACGTTTGGGGTTTCTCGCATCTGCCCATCAAGGGCTCAGGAGGAACGTCAATGAAGAAATTCGTGGTCGGTTTGACGGCGCTGCTGATGACGACGTCGGCCTATGCGCAGGGCGCGGGACAGGCGGGTGCCTCCGCCGGGAACGGCGAGGCCGGCGCCCGCAACGGGGCCGCCGGGCGTGGCCAGGGCGGAGCTGGCGCCGAGGGCGCGGGCGCCCGCGGCGAGATCGGAGGCCGCGCCGAGGCCGGCGGACGTGGCGACGCGGGTCAGCGCGGCGACACCGCCGCCCGGCAGGACAGGGACTCCCGGGGCGGGGAGAGCCAGGGCCGCGACGCGCAGGCGCGCAGCGGCGACCGGGACGGCGCGCGGGGCGAGCGCGGTGGTGATCGGGCGGCCCGGACCTCCGAGCGCGGGGATCGGATCGGCGAACGCGACCAGCGCGAGCGCGTTTCGACCCAAGCTCGCACCGAGGCCCGCACCGAATCGCGCAGCGAGCGCTACGAGGGCGGACGCCGCTCCGGCCGCTTCGTATTCATCGGCGGCCGGCGCGTGGTCTACGGCTCGCCGGAATATCGCCGCCTCGTCACGGTGGAGCATCGCGGGGGCGATCACGTCGTCGAACGCTCGCGCCGGCGCTACGTCACCATCCGGGGTCAGCGCGTGCTCTACGGGTCGCCCCAGTATCGCCGCCTCGTCCGCGTCGAGGAGACGACGCGCCGCCCCGGCACCCGCTACGTGGTGGTGCGCGGCCAGCGCGTCCTCTACGGCTCGCCGGAATACCGTCGCCTCAGCGTGACGGAGCGGCGCGGCGGCACCGTCGGCGCCCGGTTCGAGGAACGCAGCTTCCGGGGCAACGCCGTCTCACGCTCTGAGGAGCGGCGCGACGTTCGCCGGGACCGCACCGGCCGGGAGACCACCGACGTGCGTGCCACGCAGGGCGAGTCGCGCGAGGGAATCCGCAATGCCGACACGCGTCGGACGGGCGAGCGGGGCCGCGACTCCAACGACCGGGCCATGGACGGCAACCGCACCGGCGAGGGTGCGGGCATCCGCAACGCGGCGGACCGCTCGGGTGGGGCCGAGCGGGGGACCATGAACGCGGGCAGCCGCAGCGGAGGCGCCTCCGAGCGCGGCGCGACCGGCGGGGCGGGCCGTGGCGACATGGGTGGTGGCAACACGGGCGGCGGAGCCGGCGAGCGCACGGGCGGTCAGGGCGGCGCGGGCCGCAACTGATCCCCGATGGCAGACCTCCGTTGAGTCCGACTCAACGCGAGAGCCGTACCGGTGCCGGGCCCTTCGGGGGCTCGGCATCGGGCCTCCGCAGGGGACCGGCCCCGCGCGCGATCAGGCCTTCAACACCGGCTCGGCGATGTCGCCGCCGCCCCGGCGGGCGAGATAGGCGGGCTGGAACAGGCACATGCGCACCGCATCGCGGTACTTGCCGTTCACGAAGAACTCGTCCTTGAGGATGCCTTCGGGCTTGAAACCGCAGCGCTCGTAGATGCGCACCGCACGGGCATTGTCCTTGTCCACGTGCAGGTAGAGCTTGTGGATGTTCAGGACGCTGAAGGCGTAGTCCATGGCGATGCGGGTGGCGCGGGGGGCGTAGCCCTGCCCCTGGAAGGCGGGGTGGATCGCGATCTGGAACTCGCAGCGCCGGTGCAGGTGGTTGATCTCCACGAGCTCGACGAGCCCGGCGGGATTCCCGTCGGAATTCGCGATGATGAAGCGCCGCTCGGTCTGGTTGTGGATGTTGCGCTCGTAGAGCTGCGCCAGTTCGGCGAAGGACTCGTAGGCCTCCTCGAACCAGTAGCGCATGATGCTGTCGTTGTTGTTGAGCTGATGCACGAACATCAGGTCCTCGCGCTCCAGCGGGCGCAGCTTCACGGGTCCGTCGGCCGCGATGGTCCGGGGTGTGAAGGATGTCATGGTGCCACGCATTCGGCGATGAGCCGGTCCATGAAAGCCTCGCCGGCCTCGAGCGCCGCGAGGGTGATGTACTCGTCGGGCTGGTGCGCCTGATCGATGGAGCCGGGGCCGCAGACGACCGTCGGGATGCCGGCGCCCTGGAAGCGTCCGGCTTCGGTGGCGTAGGGGACCGAGATCGTGTGGTTGCGCCCCGCCACCCGCAGGGCCAGGCGCTCGGCCACCGAGCCGGGCTCCGGCGCGAGGCCCGGCACCGAGACCTCCTCCACCGTCTCGATGCGCCCGTAATCACCGTAGCGGTTGAGGCGGTCCCGCAGTACGGTTCGCACCTTGTCCTCGAAGAGCGCCGGAATCTCGCCCATGTCGAGGTCGGGCAGGCCGCGGAACTCCCAGTGGAATGTGCAGATCTTGGGCAGGATGTTGCGCGCCGTCCCCCCCGAGATGGTGCCCACATGCACGGTGGTGGCGGGCGGGTCGAACCGCCCCGAGGCGTCGCCCCGTGCGATCATCACGTCGGCGATCCGGTTCAATTCTGCGACGAGGTCGGCCGCCGCCATCACGGCGTTGGCCCCAAGCATGGGCTTGGCCGAATGCGCCTCGTGCCCGTGCACCGTGGTGAAGTAGGTGACGATGCTCTTGTGCGCGTCGGCCACCTCCAGGTCGGTCGGCTCGCCGACGATCACGGCGCCCGGACGCGGCAGGTCGCCCCCGAAGCGCGCGATGGTGTCGGCCACCCCGAGGCAGGTGGTCTCCTCGTCGTAGGACAGGAGGATGTGGATCGGGCGCTTGAGATCGGCGGCGCGAAAGCGCGGGACCGCCGCGAGCGCCAGGGCGCAGAACCCCTTCATGTCGACGGCGCCGCGTCCGTAGGCGCGT
It encodes:
- a CDS encoding glycerophosphodiester phosphodiesterase family protein: MSPNAPAWLTARPIAHRGLHDRAGGVPENTLAAADAAIAGRYAIECDVQLSADGEAMVFHDETLGRLTTAADAVGACSAEALSALTVAGSAERIPVLPEFLARIGGRTPLVIEVKSRYTGDLRLVRRVVECVAAYDGPVAVKSFDPGLVAALRTLAPTLPRGIVAETRQDDPAYAALSPSLRRSLPDLLHFDETRPDFLSWRVDDLPCAATLLCRLLGQRPVMTWTVRNADQRRHAEAHADQMVFEGFCP
- a CDS encoding RidA family protein, with protein sequence MSSVTERLEALGLTLPKAAAPVANYVPFVRSGNLVVVSGQICFGPDGKIAPAHTGKLGAEVSVEDGVAAARLCALGVLAQVQAAVGDLDRGVVQCIRLGGFINAVPTFAGLAGIMNGASDLMVAILGDRGRHARSTVGVAELPLDAAVEVEAMFEVK
- a CDS encoding aspartate aminotransferase family protein, with the protein product MTSALLPTYARAPIAFERGEGAWLVARGGERYLDFGAGIAVNALGHAHPHLVEALTTQAQKLWHTSNLFEIPEGERLGRRLVDATFADVAFFANSGAEANEAAIKMARKFHAAAGHPERFRIITFEGAFHGRTLATIAAGGQAKYIEGFGPKVDGFDQVPTGDFAALEAAIGPETAALMIEPIQGEGGVRVIPYADLQRLRELCDEHGLLLIMDEVQTGVGRTGRLFAHEWSGITPDIMSAAKGIGGGFPLGVCLATAEAARGMVAGTHGTTFGGNPLAMAVGNAVLDVVLAEGFLDHVERMGIILKQRLAAVQDRNPNVIAEIRGEGLMLGLKLNVLNAEFAAAARDEHLLVIPAGDNVVRLLPPLIITEADVAEAAQRLDATAGRFGARLRGAAE
- the argF gene encoding ornithine carbamoyltransferase, which translates into the protein MTTTLNGTGHGTRHFLDLKDFSAETLRTVLDAAAAIKARRRKGERAEDRPLVGKTLAMVFDRPSTRTRVSFDVGMRELGGETLMLTGGEMQLGRGETVGDTARVLSRYVDAIMIRILDHDLMLELAEYATVPVINALTKVSHPCQIMADILTFEEHRGPIRGRTIAWSGDANNVLASWAHAAARFDFTLNIAAPPELATPQPLLDWAKAQGATLNVTTDAYEAVDGADAVVTDCWVSMGDEDDQHRHNILAPYRVDAKLMAAARSDAIFMHCLPAHRGEEVTAEVIDGPQSVIFDEAENRLHAQKGILAWCLRANGL
- a CDS encoding Hsp33 family molecular chaperone — translated: MTSGTTPAHDLPSVAIEGDDDVVLPFAVEALDVRGRVVRLGPAVDTILRRHGYPDAVARLLGEAAALTVLLGSSLKFEGRFQLQTKTDGPVEMIVVDFEAPDRLRATARFDTARVEALGVGPLLDQDLIGQGHLAMTIDQGPTSSRYQGVVALEGQSLEEAAHQYFRQSEQIPTQVRLAVAEQFAGGTAAYRAGGLLVQFLPQSIDRARLADLPPGDIPEGHVHLDAQGVPEDDAWVEARSLVSTIEDHELVDPEVSAERLLYRLFHERGVRVFEAQGVREQCRCSPERVMGMIVAFSEQERRDMIADDGRIGITCEFCSRRYDLDPAAVEAEVAARSGS
- a CDS encoding LptF/LptG permease family protein — translated: MKKFVVGLTALLMTTSAYAQGAGQAGASAGNGEAGARNGAAGRGQGGAGAEGAGARGEIGGRAEAGGRGDAGQRGDTAARQDRDSRGGESQGRDAQARSGDRDGARGERGGDRAARTSERGDRIGERDQRERVSTQARTEARTESRSERYEGGRRSGRFVFIGGRRVVYGSPEYRRLVTVEHRGGDHVVERSRRRYVTIRGQRVLYGSPQYRRLVRVEETTRRPGTRYVVVRGQRVLYGSPEYRRLSVTERRGGTVGARFEERSFRGNAVSRSEERRDVRRDRTGRETTDVRATQGESREGIRNADTRRTGERGRDSNDRAMDGNRTGEGAGIRNAADRSGGAERGTMNAGSRSGGASERGATGGAGRGDMGGGNTGGGAGERTGGQGGAGRN
- the speG gene encoding spermidine N1-acetyltransferase; translation: MTSFTPRTIAADGPVKLRPLEREDLMFVHQLNNNDSIMRYWFEEAYESFAELAQLYERNIHNQTERRFIIANSDGNPAGLVELVEINHLHRRCEFQIAIHPAFQGQGYAPRATRIAMDYAFSVLNIHKLYLHVDKDNARAVRIYERCGFKPEGILKDEFFVNGKYRDAVRMCLFQPAYLARRGGGDIAEPVLKA
- the argE gene encoding acetylornithine deacetylase, with amino-acid sequence MSGDGSRPATLDLLSRLVSFDTESSKSNLGLVDWVTEYLAGLGVTALRVPNAAGDKAALFATIGPNIDGGIVLSGHTDVVPVTGQAWSADPFTLRVADGRAYGRGAVDMKGFCALALAAVPRFRAADLKRPIHILLSYDEETTCLGVADTIARFGGDLPRPGAVIVGEPTDLEVADAHKSIVTYFTTVHGHEAHSAKPMLGANAVMAAADLVAELNRIADVMIARGDASGRFDPPATTVHVGTISGGTARNILPKICTFHWEFRGLPDLDMGEIPALFEDKVRTVLRDRLNRYGDYGRIETVEEVSVPGLAPEPGSVAERLALRVAGRNHTISVPYATEAGRFQGAGIPTVVCGPGSIDQAHQPDEYITLAALEAGEAFMDRLIAECVAP